The Deinococcus sonorensis KR-87 genome includes a window with the following:
- a CDS encoding RtcB family protein, producing the protein MNGKHITNLGFTGADIRLALDAAGRREAMGLTRHEILAELALVRQNPAGYLGGTYDTLARSLEAQLQEEIDQLADQLHERPQPYTVYGAELIEEGARAQMDVAMRLPVSRSGALMPDAHVGYGLPIGGVLAAENAVIPYGVGVDIGCSMRLSVFARGSLSTAEAQQLLERHTRFGAGVGWDRRERLPHEVLDDPDWQALPLLRHLHDKAVTQLGTSGSGNHFAEFGRFTLEQEQNGVPAGDYLALLTHSGSRGFGAQVAGHYTRLAEAARPGLDPAAKKLSWLSLDSEEGQEYWTAMNLAGRYALANHEQIHQRISRALKMTPLLSVSNSHNLAWKQMVDGRELIVHRKGATPAARGQLGLIPGSMADPAFLVRGRGEPAALESASHGAGRQLGRKAAERSLNKRDVQQYLKERGVTLIGGGIDEAPQAYKRIEQVIAAQQPLVEVLGRFQPQVVRMDTGSEDI; encoded by the coding sequence ATGAACGGCAAGCACATCACCAACCTGGGATTCACGGGAGCAGACATCCGGCTGGCGCTGGACGCGGCGGGCCGCCGTGAGGCGATGGGCCTGACCCGTCACGAGATTCTGGCGGAGCTGGCGCTGGTGCGTCAGAACCCGGCCGGCTACCTGGGCGGCACCTACGACACGCTGGCCCGCAGCCTGGAAGCGCAGCTGCAGGAGGAGATCGATCAGCTCGCGGATCAGCTGCACGAGCGGCCCCAGCCCTACACCGTGTATGGCGCCGAGCTGATTGAGGAGGGTGCCCGCGCCCAGATGGACGTGGCCATGCGCCTGCCGGTCAGCCGCTCCGGCGCCCTGATGCCCGACGCGCATGTGGGTTACGGCCTTCCCATTGGCGGGGTGCTGGCCGCCGAGAATGCGGTGATTCCCTACGGGGTGGGCGTGGACATCGGGTGCAGCATGCGCCTGTCGGTGTTCGCCCGCGGCAGCCTGTCCACTGCTGAAGCCCAGCAACTGCTGGAGCGGCACACCCGCTTCGGGGCCGGGGTGGGCTGGGACCGTCGTGAGCGGCTGCCCCACGAGGTGCTGGACGACCCGGACTGGCAGGCGCTGCCGCTGCTGCGCCACCTCCACGACAAGGCCGTGACGCAGCTGGGCACCTCCGGCAGTGGCAATCACTTCGCGGAGTTCGGTCGCTTCACCCTGGAGCAGGAGCAGAATGGGGTGCCGGCCGGTGACTACCTGGCGCTGCTGACCCACAGCGGCTCGCGCGGCTTCGGGGCGCAGGTGGCCGGGCATTATACCCGGCTGGCCGAGGCAGCCCGACCCGGCCTGGACCCGGCGGCCAAGAAGCTCTCGTGGCTGAGCCTGGACAGCGAGGAAGGCCAGGAATACTGGACGGCCATGAATCTGGCCGGGCGCTACGCGCTGGCCAACCACGAGCAGATTCATCAGCGCATCAGCCGCGCCCTGAAGATGACGCCGCTGCTGTCGGTCAGCAACAGCCACAACCTCGCCTGGAAACAGATGGTGGATGGCCGCGAGCTGATCGTGCACCGCAAGGGCGCGACCCCGGCGGCACGTGGACAGCTGGGCCTGATTCCCGGCAGCATGGCTGACCCGGCCTTTCTGGTGCGCGGGCGCGGCGAACCGGCGGCGCTGGAGAGCGCTTCCCACGGGGCGGGCCGTCAGCTGGGCCGCAAGGCCGCCGAGCGCAGCCTGAACAAGCGCGACGTGCAGCAGTACCTGAAGGAGCGCGGCGTGACCCTGATCGGCGGCGGCATTGACGAGGCGCCGCAGGCCTACAAGCGCATCGAGCAGGTGATCGCCGCGCAGCAGCCGCTGGTGGAGGTGCTGGGCCGCTTTCAGCCGCAGGTGGTGCGGATGGACACCGGCAGCGAGGACATCTGA